Proteins from one Marinitoga sp. 38H-ov genomic window:
- a CDS encoding ROK family transcriptional regulator codes for MKYNSEEIKKLNMKNILRILHINSPISRNELVHLTELRPSSITRLTRELIEKNYIYEVGTGDKKTPGRKEILLDINKNAFKAFVVDIGVNETVVGIGYFNGKVDVKEKFLTSKKPEVFFKRIQKLYEKYNKKEKIDTISFSVPGLVNVEENIILLAPNLEWENVNIGSYLNVDVPILSDNEANLSVMAEKYHAEDLKNKRNIVFIEIREGIGTGLIINNELYRGFTYNGGEFGHTIIEFNSKEKCHCSNTGCWELYGSINYALKNYNGILNGKDAIEKFNNLKNKTDAKEILLDLARNNSIGIANIINSLNPEVIIIGGELNDMPKYFYEELINETKKKILKVALKNTIIRPTIFKNISSNLVGAGIFSINKFIEKI; via the coding sequence ATGAAATATAATTCAGAAGAAATTAAAAAACTGAATATGAAAAATATTTTAAGAATTTTACATATTAATAGCCCTATTTCTAGAAATGAATTAGTTCATCTTACTGAATTAAGGCCAAGTAGTATAACAAGATTGACACGTGAATTAATAGAAAAAAATTATATATATGAAGTTGGAACTGGAGACAAGAAAACTCCAGGTAGAAAAGAAATATTATTAGATATTAATAAAAATGCATTTAAAGCATTTGTAGTAGATATTGGTGTTAATGAAACAGTTGTTGGAATAGGATATTTTAATGGAAAAGTTGATGTAAAAGAAAAATTTTTAACTTCAAAAAAACCAGAGGTTTTTTTTAAGAGGATACAAAAATTATATGAAAAATATAATAAAAAAGAAAAAATAGATACAATTTCTTTTTCAGTTCCAGGATTGGTAAATGTAGAAGAAAATATAATTTTATTAGCTCCAAATTTAGAATGGGAAAATGTAAATATAGGAAGTTACTTAAATGTTGATGTACCAATATTATCTGATAATGAAGCTAATTTATCTGTAATGGCAGAAAAATATCATGCCGAAGATCTAAAAAATAAAAGAAATATAGTTTTTATTGAAATAAGGGAAGGAATTGGAACAGGATTGATAATAAATAATGAATTATATAGAGGATTTACATATAATGGCGGGGAATTTGGTCATACTATAATAGAATTCAATTCAAAAGAAAAGTGTCATTGCTCAAATACAGGGTGTTGGGAATTATATGGATCAATAAATTATGCATTAAAAAATTATAATGGTATTTTAAATGGAAAAGATGCCATAGAAAAATTTAATAATTTAAAAAATAAAACAGATGCAAAAGAAATATTATTAGATTTAGCAAGGAATAATTCTATAGGGATTGCTAATATTATAAATTCATTAAACCCTGAAGTAATAATAATAGGTGGAGAATTAAATGATATGCCCAAATATTTTTATGAAGAGTTAATTAATGAAACAAAGAAAAAAATATTAAAAGTAGCATTAAAAAATACAATTATAAGGCCTACAATATTTAAAAATATAAGTTCAAATTTAGTAGGTGCTGGAATATTTTCAATTAATAAATTTATTGAAAAAATATAA
- a CDS encoding aminopeptidase P family protein, whose protein sequence is MKIKKIRELLREEGLEGIWLKNNINFSWIFNGRGWISISNEKASGSLLITKNDIYFITNNIEEKRLINEEITKDFELKIISHMWYEKDIDIVKDIVSLDKLGTDINIGNNIEEQIKLIRMEFEDIERYKNDGKTVMEIFESTLLNITPKMTELEVAGNVYRDLQKEGFTSYVILVFSDNSRKEYRHNLPRRIKIGDKGFVSICTTNGGPIISLTRAFSFSNDIDYIKQHELNAKLEAMIINETKPGKTMSYMFKKIKELYTKLGYEKEFYMHHQGGIIGYNTRESLALPNNEIIIKDKMAFCWNPTITGTKSEDTFILNNEKIEFISWNENSMWPKLKFNIDNNVIYRPGVMILD, encoded by the coding sequence TTGAAAATCAAAAAAATTAGAGAATTACTAAGAGAAGAAGGATTAGAAGGAATATGGCTTAAAAACAATATAAACTTTTCATGGATTTTTAATGGTAGAGGATGGATTTCAATATCAAATGAAAAAGCGAGTGGTTCATTATTAATAACTAAAAATGATATTTATTTTATAACCAATAATATAGAAGAAAAGAGATTAATAAACGAAGAAATAACAAAAGATTTTGAACTAAAAATAATTTCTCATATGTGGTATGAAAAAGATATTGACATTGTAAAAGATATAGTATCATTGGATAAATTAGGAACAGATATAAATATTGGAAATAATATAGAAGAACAGATAAAATTAATAAGAATGGAATTTGAGGATATAGAAAGATATAAAAATGATGGAAAAACAGTAATGGAAATTTTTGAATCAACATTACTTAATATTACACCAAAGATGACAGAGTTAGAAGTTGCTGGCAATGTATACAGAGATTTACAAAAAGAAGGTTTTACATCATATGTTATATTAGTATTTTCTGATAATTCAAGAAAAGAATATAGGCATAATTTACCAAGAAGAATAAAAATAGGAGATAAAGGTTTTGTTTCTATTTGTACTACTAATGGAGGACCTATAATATCTTTAACAAGAGCTTTTTCTTTTTCTAACGATATAGATTATATAAAACAACATGAGTTAAATGCTAAATTAGAAGCTATGATTATAAATGAAACAAAACCTGGAAAAACAATGTCATATATGTTTAAAAAAATAAAAGAATTATATACTAAATTAGGATATGAAAAAGAATTTTATATGCATCATCAAGGAGGGATAATTGGATATAATACAAGAGAATCATTAGCATTACCAAATAATGAAATAATAATAAAAGATAAAATGGCATTTTGTTGGAACCCAACTATAACAGGAACAAAGTCTGAAGATACATTTATTTTAAATAATGAAAAAATAGAATTTATATCTTGGAATGAAAATAGTATGTGGCCAAAATTAAAATTTAATATAGATAATAATGTAATATATAGACCTGGAGTTATGATATTAGATTGA
- the xylB gene encoding xylulokinase: MFLGLDIGTTGIKALVVNENGEVLDTFYRNLNIISKKPGWIEQNPEEWWENTESILEEVTKKYKINAISTSGQMHSLVVLDKNDTPLYNSILWSDQRTFKEVEYANEKLGGEDKVLEILGNPILTGFTLPKLLWLKNNNFEIYKNIDKIMLPKDYINYKLTGVHSTDFSDASGTAIYSIKERNWSNEVLEVFDINEKILPKIINSNEIISTVKYDETVVVAGGADNACSALGIGVIEEETMISIGTSGTVLKPIKNGNHDKRIHLFEHVVPGIKYYMGVMLSATNTFNWFRENFIIEDFKEINKNISKVSPGSNGVIVLPYLNGERTPHNDPYAKGIIFGLSTFNSKWDVLRAIYEGVSFGLRDSLELIKGLDQKIGDITITGGGTNSIEWMNILADITGHNLIKPKINEGAAYGAAMLAYSGYYKKDLKEIAKKWIKYNNKITYKKENKINYDKIYEKYKKLYKANKDLFK; encoded by the coding sequence ATGTTTCTTGGACTTGATATAGGAACAACAGGAATAAAAGCTTTAGTTGTAAATGAAAATGGAGAAGTTTTGGACACATTTTATAGAAATTTAAATATAATATCTAAAAAACCAGGATGGATTGAACAGAATCCGGAAGAATGGTGGGAAAATACAGAAAGCATTTTAGAAGAAGTAACAAAAAAATATAAAATAAATGCAATATCAACAAGCGGTCAAATGCATAGTTTAGTAGTATTAGATAAAAATGATACTCCATTATATAATTCAATATTATGGAGTGATCAAAGAACTTTTAAAGAGGTAGAATACGCTAATGAAAAATTAGGAGGAGAAGATAAAGTTTTAGAAATATTAGGTAATCCAATTCTAACAGGATTTACATTACCAAAATTACTATGGTTAAAAAATAATAATTTTGAAATATATAAAAATATTGATAAGATAATGCTTCCTAAAGATTATATAAATTATAAATTGACAGGTGTACATAGCACAGATTTTTCTGATGCATCAGGAACAGCAATTTATTCAATAAAAGAAAGAAATTGGAGCAATGAAGTATTAGAGGTATTTGATATTAATGAAAAAATTTTACCTAAAATAATAAATTCTAATGAAATTATCAGTACTGTAAAATACGATGAAACTGTTGTAGTTGCAGGTGGTGCGGATAATGCTTGTTCTGCACTAGGGATAGGTGTAATAGAAGAAGAGACAATGATAAGTATAGGAACTTCTGGAACAGTTTTAAAACCAATAAAAAATGGTAATCATGACAAAAGAATTCATTTGTTTGAACATGTTGTTCCTGGAATAAAATATTATATGGGAGTAATGTTATCAGCTACAAATACATTTAATTGGTTTAGAGAAAATTTTATAATAGAAGATTTTAAAGAAATAAATAAAAATATTTCTAAAGTTTCACCTGGTTCAAATGGGGTAATAGTGTTACCATATTTAAATGGTGAAAGAACACCACATAATGATCCATATGCAAAAGGTATTATTTTTGGACTATCAACATTTAATTCCAAATGGGATGTATTAAGAGCTATATATGAAGGTGTTTCTTTTGGATTAAGAGACTCATTGGAATTAATAAAAGGTTTAGATCAAAAAATAGGTGATATAACTATAACAGGTGGAGGTACTAATAGTATAGAATGGATGAATATTTTAGCAGATATTACAGGCCATAATTTAATAAAACCTAAGATAAATGAAGGTGCTGCATATGGGGCGGCAATGCTAGCGTATTCTGGATATTATAAAAAGGATTTAAAAGAAATTGCAAAAAAATGGATAAAATATAATAATAAAATTACCTATAAGAAAGAAAATAAAATTAATTATGATAAAATATATGAAAAGTATAAAAAACTGTATAAAGCAAATAAAGATCTATTTAAATAA
- the xylA gene encoding xylose isomerase yields MFFKNIDKIKYEGEKSQNPLSYRYYDPEEEIKGKKMKDWFKFSVAYWHTLNNKGMDPFGSPTMNRPWDLSDPLDSAYAKVDAMFEFCEKLGLEYFTFHDVDIAPEGETIRESYKNLDKVVDKIKENMKSSKVKLLWGTANLFSHPRYAQGAATSPNPEVYAYAAAQVKKALEITNELNGLGYVLWGGREGYDNLLLTNSELEEKNFANFLKMVSDYKNKIGFNGVLLIEPKPKEPTKHQYDYDSLSVIAFLKKYGLDNDYKLNIEANHATLAGHTFSHELRYARLNNKLGSIDANRGDLLLGWDTDQFPTNVYETTFAMYEVLKNNGVDVGFNFDAKVRRASTDLLDLFYGHISGIDAFALGLRIANKLMPIIDEMVEKRYEKFNNDLGKEILNGETNLEKLSEYIMDKKVEKVESLKQELLELIINMHMF; encoded by the coding sequence ATGTTTTTTAAAAATATAGATAAAATAAAATATGAAGGTGAAAAATCTCAAAATCCATTAAGTTATAGATATTATGATCCTGAAGAAGAGATAAAGGGAAAAAAAATGAAGGATTGGTTTAAATTTTCAGTTGCATATTGGCATACATTAAATAATAAAGGGATGGATCCTTTTGGATCTCCTACAATGAATAGACCATGGGACTTAAGTGATCCACTTGATTCTGCATATGCAAAGGTGGATGCTATGTTTGAATTTTGTGAAAAGCTTGGTTTAGAATATTTTACATTTCATGATGTAGATATAGCTCCAGAAGGAGAAACAATTAGAGAGTCATATAAAAATTTAGATAAAGTTGTTGATAAAATAAAAGAAAATATGAAATCATCAAAAGTTAAATTATTATGGGGAACTGCAAATTTATTTTCTCATCCAAGATATGCACAAGGAGCCGCAACATCGCCAAATCCTGAAGTGTATGCATATGCAGCTGCCCAAGTAAAAAAAGCATTAGAAATTACAAATGAATTAAATGGTTTAGGATATGTATTATGGGGTGGAAGAGAAGGCTATGATAATTTACTTTTAACTAATTCAGAATTAGAAGAAAAAAATTTTGCTAATTTTTTAAAGATGGTTTCTGATTATAAAAATAAGATAGGGTTTAATGGTGTATTATTAATTGAGCCAAAACCTAAAGAACCAACAAAACATCAATATGATTATGATTCTTTAAGCGTAATAGCGTTTTTGAAAAAGTATGGATTAGATAATGATTATAAATTAAATATAGAAGCTAATCATGCAACATTAGCAGGTCATACATTTTCTCATGAATTAAGATATGCAAGGTTAAATAACAAATTAGGTAGTATAGATGCTAATAGAGGTGATTTATTACTAGGTTGGGATACAGATCAATTTCCAACAAATGTATATGAGACAACATTTGCAATGTATGAAGTGTTAAAAAATAATGGTGTTGATGTAGGTTTTAATTTTGATGCAAAAGTTAGAAGAGCATCTACTGATTTATTAGATTTATTTTATGGTCATATTAGTGGAATAGATGCCTTTGCATTAGGATTGAGAATTGCAAATAAATTAATGCCTATAATTGATGAAATGGTGGAAAAAAGATATGAAAAATTTAATAATGATCTTGGTAAAGAAATATTAAATGGAGAAACTAATTTAGAAAAATTATCAGAATATATAATGGATAAAAAGGTTGAAAAAGTAGAATCTTTAAAACAGGAGTTATTAGAACTAATAATAAACATGCATATGTTTTAG
- a CDS encoding sugar ABC transporter permease, with protein sequence MNKLKNLKLKEYMMVIALISIWIIFGILTEGFFLNPRNLSNLFRQSIFISLLAIGMVWVIVLGEIDLSVGSVVGLSGGLLAILDVWKGLNPILSFIIVILLGALVGIWNGFWTANRKIPAFIVTLGGMLIFRGILVGITKGTTIGPLSNFYEVLGKGYIDKKIGYILGIIAAIIFTLFEFREWKKKVKYNMTKLPFKYEFIKLVIYISLIFAFVYILNSYRGIPIFFLVMILLLILFLYVSNYTVFGRYIYASGGNKEAAIVAGINVKKITFIVFIINGIMAALAGIFLTARLDAASVASGQGAELDAIAACVIGGTSLMGGIGNAFGAVIGAIVMASLDNGMSLMNVPMFWQSIIKGLVLIFAVWFDIESKKND encoded by the coding sequence ATGAATAAATTAAAAAATTTAAAATTAAAAGAATATATGATGGTAATTGCATTAATATCTATATGGATAATATTTGGAATTTTAACTGAAGGCTTTTTTTTAAATCCAAGAAATTTATCAAATTTATTTAGACAATCAATATTTATATCCTTATTAGCAATAGGCATGGTTTGGGTTATAGTTTTAGGTGAGATAGATTTATCAGTAGGATCTGTAGTGGGTCTTAGTGGAGGATTATTAGCCATATTAGATGTATGGAAAGGATTAAATCCTATATTATCTTTTATAATTGTTATTTTATTGGGAGCTTTGGTGGGTATATGGAATGGTTTTTGGACAGCAAACAGAAAAATTCCAGCATTTATTGTTACTCTTGGAGGGATGCTAATTTTTAGAGGTATTTTAGTTGGTATAACAAAAGGTACGACTATAGGGCCATTAAGTAATTTTTATGAGGTTTTAGGAAAGGGATATATAGATAAAAAAATAGGATATATTTTAGGAATTATTGCAGCAATTATATTTACATTGTTTGAATTTAGAGAATGGAAGAAAAAAGTAAAATATAATATGACAAAATTACCATTTAAATATGAATTTATTAAATTAGTAATATATATATCTCTTATATTTGCATTTGTATATATATTAAATAGTTATAGAGGAATTCCTATATTCTTTTTAGTAATGATATTGTTATTAATTTTATTTCTATATGTATCAAATTATACAGTATTTGGTAGATATATATACGCATCAGGAGGTAATAAAGAAGCAGCAATAGTAGCAGGTATTAATGTAAAAAAAATAACTTTTATAGTTTTTATCATAAATGGGATAATGGCAGCATTAGCTGGTATATTTTTGACTGCGAGATTAGATGCTGCATCAGTAGCTTCGGGACAAGGAGCAGAACTTGATGCAATAGCAGCTTGTGTAATAGGTGGAACAAGTTTAATGGGAGGAATAGGAAATGCTTTTGGTGCAGTTATTGGAGCTATAGTAATGGCAAGTTTGGATAATGGTATGAGTTTAATGAATGTTCCAATGTTTTGGCAATCAATTATAAAAGGATTAGTATTAATTTTTGCAGTTTGGTTTGATATAGAAAGCAAAAAAAATGATTAG
- a CDS encoding ATP-binding cassette domain-containing protein: MNYILETKNISKEFPGVKALNNINLKIKKNELHAIVGENGAGKSTLVKILCGIYPYGTYNGELYLEGKLKKFYSTKDSEKEGISVVHQELSLFDELSVTENLFIDFNNINKNYINWNYLNLEAKKWLKKVGLSHIEPIIKVKELGAGEKQLLEIAKTLVQNPKILILDEPTSSLSRKETEILFNIIRELKQQGLSFIYISHKLEEIFELADTISVFRDGNLINTDIKENYNEDKIIKLMVGRDIKYMYPIRKIKPEEKIIFEVKSFNVYNKLGKKIVNNISFYLRKSEILGIFGLVGAGRSELVNSIYGSYKGKYNGEIFLEDRKLNIKTPEDSLKNGISLLTEERKTYGIIPNLTVRENISLLYLRNKLYVDKYKELQLVKEKIEKLKVKTSSSESKITTLSGGNQQKALLARNIMIYPKIIIIDEPTRGIDIGAKSEIYELMNEITADGLSIIMVSSELPEILGISDRILVMHEGNLVAEFDNTKKDITQEEIMNYAVGVF; encoded by the coding sequence TTGAATTATATATTAGAAACTAAAAATATATCTAAAGAATTTCCTGGTGTAAAAGCATTAAATAATATAAATTTAAAAATAAAAAAAAATGAATTACATGCAATAGTTGGAGAAAATGGAGCTGGAAAATCTACTCTAGTAAAAATATTATGCGGAATATATCCATATGGTACTTATAATGGAGAATTGTATTTAGAAGGAAAGTTAAAAAAATTTTATTCAACAAAGGATTCTGAAAAAGAAGGTATTTCTGTTGTTCATCAGGAATTATCATTGTTTGATGAATTATCAGTAACTGAAAATTTGTTTATAGATTTTAATAATATTAACAAAAATTATATTAATTGGAATTACTTAAATTTAGAAGCTAAAAAATGGTTGAAAAAGGTAGGATTGTCTCATATTGAACCCATAATTAAAGTAAAAGAATTAGGTGCAGGAGAAAAACAATTATTAGAAATTGCTAAAACGTTAGTTCAAAATCCAAAAATATTAATTTTAGATGAACCAACATCATCATTATCAAGAAAAGAAACTGAAATTTTATTCAATATAATTAGAGAGTTAAAACAACAAGGATTATCATTTATATATATTTCTCATAAGCTTGAAGAGATTTTTGAATTAGCAGATACTATAAGTGTCTTTAGAGATGGAAACTTGATTAATACAGATATTAAAGAAAATTATAATGAGGATAAAATAATCAAATTAATGGTAGGAAGAGATATAAAATATATGTATCCAATAAGAAAAATAAAGCCAGAAGAAAAAATTATTTTCGAAGTAAAAAGTTTTAATGTATATAATAAACTTGGGAAAAAAATAGTTAATAATATAAGTTTTTATTTAAGAAAAAGTGAAATATTAGGAATTTTTGGATTAGTTGGTGCTGGAAGAAGTGAATTAGTAAACAGTATTTATGGTTCATATAAAGGAAAATATAATGGCGAAATATTTTTAGAAGATAGGAAATTAAATATAAAAACACCTGAAGATAGTTTAAAAAACGGAATATCATTATTAACAGAAGAAAGAAAAACTTATGGAATTATTCCGAACTTAACAGTTAGAGAAAATATTTCTTTACTATATCTAAGGAATAAACTTTATGTAGATAAATATAAAGAGTTGCAATTAGTAAAGGAAAAAATAGAAAAATTAAAGGTAAAAACAAGTAGTTCAGAATCAAAAATAACTACTCTTAGCGGTGGAAATCAACAAAAAGCATTGTTAGCTAGAAATATTATGATTTATCCTAAAATAATAATAATTGATGAACCAACTAGAGGAATTGATATTGGGGCAAAATCAGAAATATATGAATTAATGAATGAAATAACAGCTGATGGATTATCAATAATTATGGTTTCTTCAGAACTCCCAGAAATTCTAGGAATAAGCGATAGAATTTTAGTAATGCATGAAGGAAACTTAGTTGCTGAGTTTGATAATACCAAAAAGGATATAACTCAAGAAGAAATAATGAATTATGCAGTGGGGGTGTTTTAA
- the xylF gene encoding D-xylose ABC transporter substrate-binding protein, protein MKRLSFLVILLVGLVIIGISKDIVIGLSMDNLRLERWQKDRDIFVSVAKKLGAKVIVQSANGDDTLQLSQAENMIAQGVDVLVILPHNGKVMGSIVKEAHENGIPVIAYDRLLMNCEVDYYVTFDPIKVGEYQAKYLVEKKPEGNYFLLGGSPTDNNAYLFREGQMKILKPYIDSGKIKIVGDQWAKDWLPQEALKIIENALTATRNNIDAIVASNDSTAGGAIEALKEQGLAGKVLVSGQDADLAACQRIVEGLQTMTVYKPIDSLATQAALMAISAANKIKVITNGYVNNGVKEVPTFFLEPIPVDKSNLVDTIIKDGFHKLEDVYKNVPKNEWPEIK, encoded by the coding sequence ATGAAAAGGTTATCTTTTTTAGTTATTTTATTAGTTGGTTTAGTGATTATAGGTATTTCAAAAGATATTGTCATAGGATTATCCATGGACAATTTAAGACTTGAAAGATGGCAAAAAGATAGAGATATTTTTGTATCAGTTGCAAAGAAATTAGGTGCAAAGGTAATTGTTCAATCTGCTAATGGAGATGATACATTACAACTTTCACAAGCAGAAAATATGATAGCTCAAGGTGTAGATGTATTAGTTATTTTACCTCACAATGGTAAAGTAATGGGAAGTATAGTAAAAGAAGCACATGAAAATGGAATTCCTGTTATTGCATATGACAGATTATTAATGAATTGTGAAGTAGATTATTATGTCACATTTGATCCTATAAAAGTTGGTGAATATCAAGCAAAATATTTAGTTGAAAAAAAACCTGAAGGAAATTATTTCTTATTAGGAGGTTCACCTACAGATAATAATGCATATTTATTTAGAGAAGGTCAAATGAAAATATTAAAACCATATATAGATAGCGGAAAAATAAAAATTGTTGGTGATCAATGGGCAAAAGATTGGCTTCCACAAGAAGCATTAAAAATAATTGAAAATGCATTAACAGCAACAAGAAATAATATTGATGCTATAGTAGCTTCTAATGATAGTACAGCTGGTGGAGCAATTGAGGCTTTAAAAGAACAAGGATTAGCAGGTAAAGTGTTAGTATCTGGACAAGATGCAGATTTAGCTGCATGTCAAAGAATTGTAGAAGGACTTCAAACAATGACAGTATATAAACCAATAGATAGCCTTGCAACTCAAGCAGCACTTATGGCTATATCAGCTGCTAATAAAATTAAAGTAATAACAAATGGATATGTTAACAATGGAGTTAAAGAAGTTCCAACATTTTTCTTAGAACCTATTCCTGTTGATAAATCAAATTTAGTAGATACAATAATAAAAGATGGTTTTCATAAATTGGAAGATGTTTATAAAAATGTACCTAAAAATGAATGGCCAGAAATCAAATAA
- a CDS encoding HAD family hydrolase, which translates to MNIVFDLDGTLVKTENIALPAIRNVLKDLNYDPNIPNSEIFKYIGYTIDDIFEGLLKTNDNKIILKAIDLLDKYEIEIIKNTDINNIFFDGTFEVLKELKKEHKLYILSNCNIKYLNALLEKGLNKYIDSPHCAEMYNWKEKDYVLKLISNNNKDFIMVGDRHKDIEAAKYNGFLSVGCAYGFGLEEVKDADYIINDIKELLSITKKISQD; encoded by the coding sequence ATGAATATTGTATTTGATTTAGACGGAACACTTGTAAAAACAGAAAACATTGCATTGCCCGCTATTAGAAATGTTTTAAAAGATTTAAATTATGATCCAAATATTCCAAATTCTGAAATATTTAAATATATAGGTTATACCATAGATGATATTTTTGAAGGTCTTTTAAAAACTAATGATAATAAAATAATATTAAAAGCTATTGATCTGCTTGATAAATATGAAATAGAAATAATTAAAAATACTGATATAAATAATATTTTTTTTGATGGTACATTTGAAGTTTTAAAAGAATTAAAAAAAGAACATAAATTATATATACTTTCAAATTGCAATATAAAATATTTAAATGCATTATTAGAAAAAGGATTAAACAAATATATTGATTCTCCTCATTGTGCAGAAATGTATAATTGGAAAGAAAAAGATTATGTTTTAAAATTAATATCAAATAATAATAAGGATTTTATTATGGTTGGAGACAGGCATAAAGATATAGAAGCTGCTAAATATAATGGTTTTCTCTCTGTAGGTTGTGCATATGGTTTTGGTTTAGAGGAAGTAAAAGATGCTGATTATATTATAAATGATATTAAAGAATTGCTTTCTATTACAAAAAAAATAAGCCAGGATTAA
- a CDS encoding 23S rRNA (pseudouridine(1915)-N(3))-methyltransferase RlmH encodes MIKIFVIGKPKTKFIKMGIEQYLKWSSKYDRVELIELPLSNDLNKPEEYKKQDKEKFDKYFLPDVFKVVLDEKGKELSSIDFAKKIETWRIGKKNISFFIGGPLGHHEDIKNNADYLLSISKMTFTHEMAVLLLLEQLYRAFKINNNEKYHY; translated from the coding sequence ATGATTAAAATATTTGTAATAGGAAAACCAAAAACAAAGTTTATAAAAATGGGAATAGAACAATATTTAAAATGGAGTAGTAAATATGACAGAGTAGAATTAATAGAATTACCTCTGTCTAATGATTTAAATAAACCAGAAGAATATAAAAAACAAGATAAGGAAAAATTTGATAAATATTTTTTACCAGATGTTTTTAAAGTAGTTTTAGATGAAAAAGGAAAAGAATTATCTTCTATAGACTTTGCTAAAAAAATAGAAACATGGAGAATAGGTAAAAAGAATATTTCCTTTTTTATAGGCGGTCCGTTAGGTCATCATGAAGATATAAAAAACAATGCAGATTATTTATTATCTATATCTAAAATGACATTTACACATGAAATGGCGGTTTTATTATTATTAGAACAATTATATAGAGCATTTAAAATAAATAATAACGAAAAATATCACTATTAG